A single region of the Plantactinospora soyae genome encodes:
- a CDS encoding SigE family RNA polymerase sigma factor: MAPRHSVDEEFREFVAARSAALLRTAYLLAGDWATAEDLLQTALTKTYLAWKRLGEIEAVEPYARRVLINTATSWWRRRWHGERPTEVLPERPAPDQIEEQLERDRLWRHVRTLPVRQRAVLVLRFYEDMSEAQTAAMLDISPGTVKSQTSRALSTLRRRLGAEADIPVPQAGDELAPVPVGRIAAADQFEAARPSEGRSPATEPAAPRPRQVGPRRPASPLAVPSTPVPAVGAEVR, translated from the coding sequence GTGGCGCCGAGGCACTCGGTGGACGAGGAGTTCCGCGAGTTCGTCGCGGCGCGGTCGGCCGCCCTGCTGCGTACGGCGTATCTGCTCGCCGGTGACTGGGCGACCGCCGAGGACCTGCTCCAGACCGCGTTGACCAAGACCTACCTGGCCTGGAAGCGGCTCGGTGAGATCGAGGCGGTCGAGCCGTACGCCCGAAGGGTTTTGATCAACACCGCGACCAGTTGGTGGCGGCGGCGCTGGCACGGCGAGCGCCCCACCGAGGTGCTGCCGGAGCGGCCGGCCCCAGACCAGATCGAGGAACAGCTCGAACGCGACCGGCTGTGGCGACACGTCCGCACCCTGCCGGTACGCCAACGGGCCGTGCTGGTGCTGCGCTTCTACGAGGACATGTCCGAGGCCCAGACGGCGGCGATGCTCGACATCTCCCCGGGCACGGTGAAGAGCCAGACCTCCCGGGCCCTCAGTACGCTCCGGCGCCGGCTCGGGGCCGAGGCCGACATCCCGGTCCCCCAGGCCGGCGACGAGTTGGCGCCCGTACCGGTCGGGCGGATCGCCGCGGCCGACCAGTTCGAGGCGGCGCGACCGTCCGAGGGCAGGTCACCGGCCACCGAGCCGGCGGCCCCGCGACCCCGGCAGGTCGGCCCCCGGCGGCCGGCGTCGCCGCTGGCCGTGCCGAGCACACCCGTTCCGGCGGTCGGAGCGGAAGTTCGATGA
- a CDS encoding PHP domain-containing protein codes for MTSPQPATPAAGHRPARIDLHTHSTASDGTLTPEELVRAARAAGLDVLAITDHDTTGGWDRAALARPPGLTLVRGAELSCRWYGTEPSIPLHLLGYLFDPESPELVAELTRVRAAREVRGERIVDLLRADGVDVSWPEIRASAAGGTVGRPHIAQALIRAGLVATTAEAFTPDWLGERYRLPKDDIDVFRAIELVRQAGGVPVMAHPRASRRGRIVPDSLIVELAAAGLAGLEAEHEDHSPAERAHVRALAAELGLVVTGSSDFHGTHKTVRLGAYTTQVEAYHRILASASGVAVLADPG; via the coding sequence GTGACGTCCCCCCAGCCCGCGACGCCGGCCGCCGGACACCGTCCCGCCCGGATCGACCTGCACACCCACTCGACTGCCAGCGACGGCACCCTCACCCCCGAGGAACTGGTCCGCGCGGCCCGGGCGGCCGGGCTCGACGTACTGGCGATAACCGACCACGACACCACCGGCGGCTGGGACCGGGCGGCGCTGGCCCGGCCGCCGGGACTCACCCTGGTCCGGGGCGCCGAACTCTCCTGCCGGTGGTACGGCACCGAGCCGTCGATCCCGCTGCACCTGCTCGGCTACCTCTTCGACCCGGAGTCCCCGGAACTGGTCGCCGAACTGACCCGGGTCCGCGCGGCCCGGGAGGTACGCGGCGAACGGATCGTCGACCTGCTCCGCGCCGACGGCGTCGACGTGAGCTGGCCGGAGATCCGAGCCAGTGCCGCCGGCGGAACGGTCGGCCGGCCGCACATCGCGCAGGCGCTGATCCGGGCCGGTCTGGTCGCGACGACGGCCGAGGCGTTCACCCCGGACTGGCTCGGCGAGCGGTACCGGCTGCCCAAGGACGACATCGACGTGTTCCGGGCGATCGAGCTGGTCCGGCAGGCCGGCGGGGTACCGGTGATGGCGCATCCCCGAGCCAGCCGACGGGGCCGGATCGTGCCGGACTCGCTGATTGTGGAGTTGGCGGCGGCCGGGCTGGCCGGCCTGGAGGCCGAGCACGAGGACCATTCGCCGGCCGAGCGGGCACACGTACGGGCCCTGGCGGCGGAACTCGGGCTGGTGGTCACCGGCTCCTCGGACTTCCACGGCACGCACAAGACCGTCCGGCTCGGCGCGTACACGACGCAGGTCGAGGCGTACCACCGGATCCTGGCCTCGGCCAGTGGGGTGGCCGTGCTCGCCGACCCCGGCTGA
- a CDS encoding MarC family protein, translated as MNMKLLGEVLVTLLVITDPPGMVPIFLALTGQMPARDRVRAAWQAVALALGVIVVFAVAGQTLLDYLHIDLPALQGAGGLLLILVALELLTGKADNPGEQTTTNIALVPLGTPLLAGPGAIVATMLFVQRAEGTADYLSIGVGIVAVMAAVWLILRFSGIVVKVLRPAGIEVLTRIAGLLLAAIAVQLIADAVAAFVTAHLNGA; from the coding sequence GTGAACATGAAGTTGCTCGGCGAGGTCCTGGTGACCCTGCTGGTGATCACCGATCCGCCGGGCATGGTGCCGATCTTCCTCGCCCTGACCGGTCAGATGCCGGCCCGGGACCGGGTACGCGCCGCCTGGCAGGCGGTGGCGCTCGCCCTCGGGGTGATCGTGGTGTTCGCGGTGGCCGGGCAGACACTGCTGGACTACCTGCACATCGACCTGCCGGCGTTGCAGGGAGCCGGCGGCCTGCTGCTGATCCTGGTCGCGCTGGAACTGCTGACCGGCAAGGCCGACAACCCCGGCGAGCAGACCACCACCAACATCGCGCTGGTGCCGCTGGGTACGCCACTGCTGGCCGGTCCCGGGGCGATCGTCGCCACCATGCTCTTCGTGCAGCGGGCGGAGGGGACGGCGGACTACCTGTCGATCGGCGTCGGCATCGTCGCGGTGATGGCCGCGGTCTGGCTCATCCTGCGCTTCTCCGGCATCGTGGTGAAGGTGCTCCGGCCGGCCGGGATCGAGGTGCTGACCCGGATCGCCGGCCTGCTGCTCGCCGCGATCGCGGTGCAGCTCATCGCCGACGCGGTGGCCGCCTTCGTCACCGCGCACCTGAACGGCGCCTGA
- a CDS encoding RecB family exonuclease, with protein sequence MPERLFVCTPSKLGAYTDCPRRYRYSYVDRPAPPKGPPWAHNSLGASVHTALRNWYALPADRRSSDALPTLLKGTWVREGYRDEEQERAVFRRALDWLESYVETLDPDQDPLGVERVVAVKTAVLAFNGRTDRIDSRPGPDGPQLVIVDYKTGRTGLDADDARGSQALALYAYAAERVFRQPCRRVELHHLPTGTVAAHDHTPESLARQLGRAEDTARDIMAAERAITDGTDPDEAFPVAPGVRCGWCDYRRTCPAGADAPAKEPWTAVERALLPADPQ encoded by the coding sequence ATGCCCGAACGCCTCTTCGTCTGTACGCCCAGCAAGCTCGGCGCGTACACGGACTGCCCCCGGCGCTACCGCTACTCGTACGTCGACCGTCCCGCGCCACCGAAGGGCCCGCCCTGGGCGCACAACTCCCTCGGCGCGAGCGTGCACACGGCCCTGCGCAACTGGTACGCCCTGCCGGCCGACCGCCGCAGCTCCGATGCGCTGCCGACGCTGCTCAAGGGCACCTGGGTCCGGGAGGGTTACCGGGACGAGGAGCAGGAGCGGGCGGTGTTCCGCCGTGCCCTGGACTGGCTGGAGTCCTACGTGGAGACGTTGGACCCCGATCAGGACCCGCTGGGCGTGGAGCGGGTGGTGGCGGTCAAGACCGCCGTGCTGGCGTTCAACGGTCGGACCGACCGGATCGACTCGCGCCCCGGCCCGGACGGTCCACAGTTGGTGATTGTCGACTACAAGACCGGGCGCACCGGGCTGGACGCCGACGACGCCCGTGGCTCCCAGGCGCTGGCGCTGTACGCGTACGCCGCCGAGCGGGTGTTCCGGCAGCCCTGCCGGCGGGTGGAACTGCACCACCTGCCCACCGGGACGGTGGCGGCACACGACCACACCCCGGAGTCCCTCGCCCGGCAGTTGGGCCGGGCCGAGGACACCGCCCGGGACATCATGGCCGCCGAGCGGGCGATCACCGACGGCACCGATCCCGACGAGGCGTTTCCGGTCGCGCCGGGGGTGCGGTGCGGCTGGTGCGACTACCGGCGTACCTGCCCGGCCGGAGCGGACGCACCCGCCAAGGAACCCTGGACGGCCGTGGAGCGGGCACTGCTGCCGGCCGACCCGCAGTGA
- a CDS encoding Fur family transcriptional regulator, which translates to MTGEELLRSRGLRVTRPRLAVLEVLAAGGHLEVDEITQRVRQRLESVSTQAVYDVLGALSRAGLSRRIEPAGSPARYEARVGDNHHHVVCRGCGEIADVDCAVGSAPCLDPVTAYGFEVDEAEVTYWGLCPNCQLRRASDD; encoded by the coding sequence ATGACTGGCGAGGAGCTGCTCCGGTCGAGGGGCCTTCGGGTCACCAGGCCACGGCTCGCCGTACTGGAGGTGCTGGCCGCCGGCGGGCACCTGGAGGTCGACGAGATCACCCAGCGGGTCCGCCAGCGGCTCGAATCGGTCTCCACCCAGGCGGTCTACGACGTGCTCGGCGCGCTGTCCCGGGCCGGGCTGTCCCGCCGGATCGAGCCCGCCGGGTCACCGGCCCGTTACGAGGCCCGGGTCGGGGACAACCACCACCACGTCGTCTGCCGGGGCTGCGGCGAGATCGCCGACGTGGACTGCGCCGTCGGCTCCGCCCCCTGCCTCGACCCCGTCACCGCGTACGGCTTCGAGGTCGACGAGGCGGAGGTCACCTACTGGGGACTCTGCCCCAACTGTCAGCTACGCCGGGCTTCGGACGACTGA
- a CDS encoding DUF2231 domain-containing protein yields MFREFMGLPLHPMLIHAVVVFVPLLALVSVAYVALPRFRSRLDWAAVALAVGAPVSAFFAKMSGEELKEVLIGRNYPPEGIAKIEEHQGYGELTLWWSLGLGVATILLVVLTSRRAQARSLPGWVKLVLSGIVVVLAGISVYYVYLTGDTGAKTVWEGIL; encoded by the coding sequence GTGTTCAGGGAATTCATGGGCCTCCCCTTACATCCGATGCTGATTCACGCCGTCGTGGTCTTCGTGCCGCTACTGGCGTTGGTCAGCGTCGCCTACGTCGCCCTGCCCCGGTTCCGGTCCCGGCTCGACTGGGCGGCGGTGGCCCTCGCGGTGGGCGCACCCGTCTCGGCTTTCTTCGCCAAGATGTCCGGCGAGGAGCTGAAGGAGGTGCTGATCGGCCGGAACTACCCGCCGGAGGGGATAGCCAAGATCGAGGAGCACCAGGGCTACGGCGAGCTGACGCTCTGGTGGAGCCTCGGCCTCGGGGTGGCCACGATACTGCTGGTGGTGCTGACCAGCCGGCGTGCCCAGGCCCGGTCGCTGCCCGGCTGGGTGAAGCTGGTGCTCTCCGGAATCGTCGTGGTGCTCGCCGGGATCAGCGTCTACTACGTCTATCTCACCGGCGACACCGGCGCCAAGACCGTCTGGGAGGGCATCCTCTAG
- a CDS encoding translation initiation factor 2, which translates to MTTQSGNSADDAFWRRPPEPSAGTPESAADTPAPPPTRPEVHYPGPPPSDTPPPGWRPALHVQPPPPRPLPAQDLSGLEFAEGSARTLTYGIGMVGGAVVLVVMCLLCSRLLF; encoded by the coding sequence GTGACGACGCAGAGCGGGAACTCCGCCGATGACGCCTTCTGGCGCCGGCCCCCGGAACCATCCGCCGGCACGCCGGAGTCGGCGGCGGACACCCCGGCGCCGCCACCGACGCGACCCGAGGTCCACTACCCCGGGCCGCCCCCGAGCGACACCCCACCGCCGGGCTGGCGACCGGCGTTGCACGTGCAGCCGCCACCGCCACGACCACTGCCCGCCCAGGACCTGTCCGGCCTGGAATTCGCCGAGGGCAGCGCGCGGACGTTGACCTACGGCATCGGGATGGTCGGTGGCGCGGTGGTACTCGTGGTGATGTGCCTGCTCTGCTCGCGGCTGCTGTTCTGA
- a CDS encoding flagellar biosynthesis protein FlgA, with translation MAHDRTPARRDGTLAPSRWPVRPSGGSALRWALVAALLTLALGLLYLRQPSSCPDPTGAGPAAGRSSTASPAGTTATPGPGSSGNPPDSSAAPLPVPAGAVGVPIRLAEPAALTVARPGVRVDLLAVPGSGDRTARTPRPTVLAARALVLDVLESAPDQDAASAIYLALSPDQAHRAVGMPEPTRFAIIVRP, from the coding sequence ATGGCGCACGACCGTACGCCCGCCCGCCGCGACGGCACACTGGCACCGAGCCGCTGGCCGGTACGCCCCAGCGGCGGTTCGGCACTTCGCTGGGCGTTGGTCGCCGCCCTGCTGACCCTCGCACTCGGCCTGCTCTACCTGCGTCAGCCCTCGTCCTGCCCCGATCCGACGGGTGCGGGACCGGCAGCCGGACGCTCCTCGACGGCGTCCCCGGCGGGTACCACCGCGACGCCCGGGCCCGGCTCGTCCGGCAACCCGCCCGACTCCAGCGCCGCGCCGTTACCGGTGCCGGCGGGGGCGGTCGGCGTTCCGATCCGGCTCGCCGAGCCGGCCGCGTTGACGGTGGCCCGGCCGGGAGTCCGGGTCGACCTGCTGGCGGTGCCCGGCAGCGGCGATCGAACGGCCCGGACGCCGAGGCCCACGGTGCTGGCGGCCCGGGCGTTGGTGCTCGACGTGTTGGAGAGTGCTCCGGACCAGGACGCGGCCAGCGCGATCTACCTGGCGCTCAGCCCTGACCAGGCACACCGTGCGGTCGGCATGCCGGAGCCCACCCGCTTCGCGATCATCGTCCGACCCTAG
- a CDS encoding FmdB family zinc ribbon protein produces MPTYQYACTECGHQLEAVQSFTDEPLSECPACAGRLRKLFNSVGIVFKGSGFYRTDSRANGSEGSTGAAAAKSDSAKSDSAKGSSGGSGDSGSSGGSGSGSTSGGGSSGDGGGGSGSTNGSTSSDKSASKSKASTSSSSTSSS; encoded by the coding sequence GTGCCCACCTACCAGTACGCCTGCACCGAGTGCGGCCACCAGCTCGAGGCGGTGCAGTCCTTCACCGACGAGCCGCTGTCCGAGTGCCCGGCGTGCGCGGGCCGGCTGCGCAAGTTGTTCAACTCGGTCGGCATCGTGTTCAAGGGCTCCGGCTTCTACCGGACCGACTCCCGGGCCAACGGCTCGGAGGGCAGCACGGGCGCCGCGGCGGCGAAGTCCGACTCCGCGAAGTCCGACTCCGCGAAGGGCAGCTCCGGCGGCAGCGGCGACTCCGGCTCGTCGGGTGGCAGCGGCTCCGGCTCGACCTCCGGCGGCGGCAGCAGCGGAGACGGCGGCGGAGGATCGGGCTCGACCAACGGCTCGACCAGTTCCGACAAGTCGGCCAGCAAGTCGAAGGCGTCGACCTCGTCCTCCTCGACCAGCAGCAGCTGA
- a CDS encoding 5-formyltetrahydrofolate cyclo-ligase: MPDFPDEGIGPAKAALRVRMLARRRALSPQVRGVATERIRAELITLVRRVRPNRITGYVPVGSEPGGPDLPDALAGALGPGGQLLLPILRPDLDLDWAPYTGPDALVAAGRGLREPTAERLGPGAIGTAELVVVPAVAVDRTGLRLGRGGGSYDRALTRADEGALTVALLYDGELVDSVPRGLLDRPVRSVITPSSGLRRLISD, from the coding sequence GTGCCGGATTTTCCGGATGAAGGGATCGGTCCGGCAAAGGCCGCGCTCCGGGTTCGGATGCTCGCCCGCCGCCGGGCGCTGTCACCGCAGGTCCGCGGGGTCGCGACCGAGCGGATCCGGGCCGAGTTGATCACCCTGGTCCGGCGGGTACGACCGAATCGGATCACCGGGTACGTCCCGGTCGGCTCCGAGCCCGGTGGGCCGGACCTGCCGGACGCGTTGGCCGGAGCGCTCGGACCGGGTGGCCAACTCCTGCTGCCGATACTCCGCCCGGACCTCGACCTGGACTGGGCCCCGTACACCGGACCGGACGCGCTGGTGGCCGCTGGCCGGGGACTGCGGGAGCCGACCGCCGAGCGGCTCGGTCCGGGTGCGATCGGCACCGCCGAGCTGGTCGTGGTGCCAGCGGTGGCCGTGGACCGTACCGGGCTGCGGCTGGGCCGGGGCGGTGGCTCGTACGACCGGGCCCTGACCCGGGCCGACGAGGGCGCCCTGACCGTGGCACTGCTGTACGACGGCGAGCTGGTCGACTCCGTCCCGCGCGGGCTGCTCGACCGTCCGGTTCGTTCCGTGATCACCCCGTCCAGTGGGTTACGGCGGCTGATCTCCGATTGA
- a CDS encoding diguanylate cyclase, with product MTTAFLAVVLGPVLLGAFFVAGTVATISRHQSEDRLNLAAGTVRTSINALCQQLHATAGAVALIADPASRAGVATEVVARGLAGAVLITDPAGVTAFVTPGAPARPWVSCAGPAATGSALGALAVRVELRDRLGVVVGAVWAAQVLDATFVRRLAAASGTAVTLIRGGPGPAATAPGTGPVPHSPPPPNSAPPGPGAPPDLGPPSAAPPAAGPPSGTSSGPGPPTVGSASGGVPSSEAVPGGTGSLGAGSPEVESQSTESTGARAGVLEAARRISGDKVVRAEGGRYVRRVGPSPGQPLPLVLSVPRNPPTARYGSLGIGVLLAGALAALAAWRLARSTTRPLTELARAADRVADGDLAARVPVRAPDEVGRLADSFNRMTRDTQSYLRALVISRHQLRDQLSVLGDTLASTHDLHRIFQVILRTAMAATGARAGVVLLLDPGTGILVSQCAEGLDGREPTVGWPTGGDRPGQPGPPELRVPLGGGLLGTVAATRQPRRGRLDRDGPPLYAHEPHCRTYVAVPFSAPAPAGTALPPASASGSGTLPLRPAAAARWSAGALGSGTWYPGMAGGPGTGPGDPPSAVGVLALYDRLGSDEFDDADLVTLGTFAGHAAVAVDNVRVHEEAQRLSLTDPLTGLWNYRYLKESIRREIERASRFGRMLSVLALDLDRFKEVNDTYGHAAGDAVLAEFAARIRGAMREVDLAFRQGGEEFVVLLPETDARGAATVAERLGAAVRETPIAIRPRPGVIAPVRALVSITVSVGVAVYPDHAATGPQLLVAADEALYAAKAAGRDTYQLATAGGRPVSEEIAVRVGAASPDDGLPWAGDGSGRASAAERTPGGVRSGRGTGVVRPTTPGRAGGSAPVDAGSGPDGALSGPQPPRQGRGR from the coding sequence TTGACCACAGCTTTCCTCGCCGTGGTGCTCGGGCCGGTCCTGCTCGGCGCGTTCTTCGTCGCCGGCACCGTGGCGACGATCAGTCGCCACCAGTCCGAGGACCGCCTGAATCTCGCCGCCGGCACGGTCCGGACCTCGATCAACGCACTCTGCCAACAGTTGCACGCCACGGCCGGCGCCGTCGCCCTGATCGCCGATCCGGCGAGTCGGGCCGGCGTCGCCACCGAGGTGGTGGCGCGCGGACTGGCCGGCGCCGTCCTGATCACCGATCCGGCCGGGGTTACGGCGTTCGTCACCCCGGGTGCGCCGGCCCGGCCGTGGGTGTCGTGCGCGGGCCCGGCCGCCACCGGTTCCGCGCTGGGTGCCCTGGCGGTGCGGGTGGAACTGCGGGACCGGCTCGGCGTGGTGGTCGGGGCGGTGTGGGCCGCCCAGGTCCTGGACGCCACGTTCGTCCGGCGGCTCGCCGCCGCCAGCGGAACCGCGGTGACGCTGATCCGGGGCGGGCCCGGACCGGCCGCGACGGCGCCGGGTACCGGGCCGGTGCCGCACAGCCCGCCGCCGCCGAACAGCGCGCCGCCGGGCCCCGGTGCGCCGCCGGACCTCGGGCCACCCTCCGCCGCGCCGCCGGCCGCCGGCCCGCCATCGGGTACGTCGTCCGGCCCCGGACCGCCGACGGTCGGCTCCGCATCGGGCGGGGTCCCGTCGTCGGAGGCCGTTCCGGGCGGGACCGGGTCCCTGGGCGCCGGGTCGCCGGAGGTGGAGTCGCAGAGCACCGAGTCGACAGGTGCGCGGGCCGGGGTGCTCGAAGCCGCGCGACGGATCTCCGGGGACAAGGTCGTCCGCGCCGAGGGCGGCCGGTACGTACGGCGGGTCGGCCCGTCGCCCGGCCAGCCGCTGCCGCTGGTGCTGTCGGTACCCCGGAACCCGCCGACGGCCCGGTACGGGTCACTCGGTATCGGCGTACTGCTCGCCGGGGCGCTCGCGGCGCTGGCCGCCTGGCGGCTGGCCCGTTCGACCACCCGCCCGCTGACCGAACTCGCCCGGGCGGCCGACCGGGTCGCCGACGGTGACCTGGCGGCCCGGGTGCCGGTCCGGGCACCGGACGAGGTCGGCCGGCTCGCCGACAGCTTCAACCGGATGACCCGGGACACCCAGTCCTACCTGCGGGCGCTGGTAATCAGTCGGCACCAGTTGCGCGACCAGCTCAGCGTGCTGGGTGACACCCTCGCCAGCACCCACGACCTGCACCGGATCTTCCAGGTGATCCTGCGTACCGCGATGGCGGCCACCGGTGCCCGGGCCGGGGTGGTGCTGCTGCTCGACCCCGGTACCGGGATCCTGGTCAGCCAGTGCGCCGAGGGGCTGGACGGTCGGGAGCCGACCGTGGGTTGGCCGACCGGAGGCGACCGGCCGGGGCAGCCCGGTCCGCCGGAACTGCGGGTTCCGCTCGGCGGTGGGCTGCTGGGCACGGTCGCGGCCACCAGGCAGCCGCGCCGGGGGAGGCTGGACCGGGACGGCCCACCCCTGTACGCGCACGAACCGCACTGCCGGACGTACGTCGCGGTGCCGTTCTCGGCCCCCGCGCCGGCCGGTACGGCGTTGCCGCCCGCCTCGGCCAGCGGAAGCGGAACCCTGCCGCTGCGCCCCGCTGCCGCCGCCCGCTGGTCGGCCGGAGCCCTCGGGTCCGGCACCTGGTACCCGGGGATGGCCGGTGGCCCGGGTACGGGGCCGGGCGACCCACCGTCCGCCGTCGGCGTACTCGCCCTCTACGACCGGCTCGGGTCGGACGAGTTCGACGACGCCGACCTGGTCACCCTGGGTACCTTCGCCGGTCATGCCGCGGTGGCGGTGGACAACGTCCGGGTGCACGAGGAGGCGCAGCGGCTGTCGCTGACCGACCCGCTGACCGGGCTGTGGAACTACCGCTATCTCAAGGAGTCGATCCGGCGGGAGATCGAACGGGCCAGCCGGTTCGGCCGGATGCTCAGCGTGCTCGCCCTTGACCTCGATCGATTTAAGGAGGTCAATGACACGTACGGGCACGCGGCCGGGGACGCGGTGCTGGCCGAGTTCGCCGCGCGGATCCGTGGCGCGATGCGGGAGGTCGATCTCGCCTTCCGGCAGGGGGGTGAGGAGTTCGTGGTGCTGCTGCCGGAGACGGACGCCCGGGGCGCGGCGACGGTGGCCGAACGGCTGGGCGCGGCGGTCCGGGAGACCCCGATCGCGATCAGACCCCGGCCGGGGGTGATCGCTCCGGTCCGGGCGCTGGTCTCGATCACCGTGTCGGTCGGCGTCGCCGTCTACCCCGATCACGCCGCCACCGGCCCGCAGCTCCTGGTCGCGGCGGACGAGGCGCTCTACGCGGCCAAGGCGGCGGGCCGGGACACCTATCAGCTGGCCACGGCGGGCGGTCGGCCGGTGTCGGAGGAGATCGCGGTACGGGTCGGCGCCGCGTCACCGGACGACGGGCTGCCCTGGGCCGGGGACGGCTC